A genomic segment from Equus przewalskii isolate Varuska chromosome X, EquPr2, whole genome shotgun sequence encodes:
- the MBTPS2 gene encoding membrane-bound transcription factor site-2 protease isoform X5 — protein sequence MASEEALYISTENSEMPADIVELHSLPVETAEMGTVEYEDISGDWFHGGHHHPPLIALQPLIINNPNQGDQEMVMVQTQEEVVDYYESDNLENPVINPVDDDDYYQQALASLATSASSSAYSYRKKRRSRGKKPGHKKSYTSSEARAGSGSAPETGRKKWEQKQVHIKTLEGEFSVTMWCPSSERDNETEGQTEENSPPDYSEYVTGKKLPPEGIPGVDLSDPKQPAEFTGMKPRKKKEGTPKTVACPHKGCEKMFRDNSAMRKHLQIHGPRVHVCAECGKAFLECSKLKRHQLVHTGEKPFQCTFEGCGKRFSLDFNLRTHVRIHTGDRPYVCPFDACNKKFAQSTNLKSHIITHAKNKSSQ from the coding sequence ATGGCCTCAGAGGAAGCTCTCTACATCTCCACAGAAAACTCGGAGATGCCTGCAGATATCGTGGAGCTGCACAGCCTCCCTGTGGAGACCGCGGAGATGGGAACCGTCGAGTACGAGGATATCAGCGGCGATTGGTTCCACGGCGGCCACCACCATCCGCCCCTGATCGCGCTGCAGCCGCTCATTATCAACAACCCGAACCAAGGTGACCAGGAAATGGTTATGGTGCAGACACAGGAGGAAGTGGTGGACTACTACGAGTCAGACAACCTTGAGAATCCGGTGATCAACCCAGTCGACGACGACGACTACTACCAGCAGGCCTTGGCTTCCTTGGCAACCTCCGCGTCGTCGTCGGCCTACAGCTACCGCAAGAAGCGCAGGAGCCGGGGCAAGAAGCCCGGCCATAAGAAGAGCTACACCAGCAGTGAGGCCAGGGCGGGAAGCGGCAGCGCCCCTGAGACCGGCAGGAAGAAGTGGGAGCAGAAGCAGGTGCACATCAAAACCCTGGAGGGAGAGTTCTCCGTCACCATGTGGTGCCCGAGCAGTGAAAGGGACAATGAGACAGAAGGACAGACGGAGGAGAACTCACCTCCCGATTACTCAGAGTACGTGACAGGGAAGAAACTTCCTCCTGAAGGAATACCTGGCGTTGACCTCTCAGATCCCAAACAACCGGCAGAATTTACTGGAATGaagccaagaaaaaagaaagaaggtactCCAAAAACAGTAGCTTGCCCTCATAAAGGCTGCGAAAAGATGTTCAGGGATAACTCTGCCATGAGGAAACATCTGCAAATCCACGGTCCCAGAGTCCACGTATGTGCAGAATGTGGCAAAGCTTTTCTTGAGTGCTCAAAACTGAAACGACATCAACTGGTGcatactggagagaagccctttcAGTGCACATTTGAAGGCTGCGGAAAACGCTTTTCCCTGGATTTCAATTTGCGTACACATGTCCGAATCCATACTGGAGACAGGCCCTACGTGTGCCCCTTCGATGCTTGTAATAAGAAGTTTGCTCAGTCAACTAACCTGAAATCTCATATCATAACCCAtgctaaaaacaaaagcagccaGTAA
- the MBTPS2 gene encoding membrane-bound transcription factor site-2 protease isoform X1, whose protein sequence is MIPVSLVVVVVGGWTAVYLTDLVLKSSVYFKHSYEDWLENNGLSISPFHIRWQTAIFNRAFYSWGRRKARMLYQWFNFGMVFGVIAMFSSFFLLGKTLMQTLAQMMADSPTSYSSPSSSSSSSSSSSSSSSSSSSSSLHNEQVLQVVVPGINLPVNQLTYFFAAVLISGVVHEIGHGIAAIREQVRFNGFGIFLFIIYPGAFVDLFTTHLQLISPVQQLRIFCAENSEMPADIVELHSLPVETAEMGTVEYEDISGDWFHGGHHHPPLIALQPLIINNPNQGDQEMVMVQTQEEVVDYYESDNLENPVINPVDDDDYYQQALASLATSASSSAYSYRKKRRSRGKKPGHKKSYTSSEARAGSGSAPETGRKKWEQKQVHIKTLEGEFSVTMWCPSSERDNETEGQTEENSPPDYSEYVTGKKLPPEGIPGVDLSDPKQPAEFTGMKPRKKKEGTPKTVACPHKGCEKMFRDNSAMRKHLQIHGPRVHVCAECGKAFLECSKLKRHQLVHTGEKPFQCTFEGCGKRFSLDFNLRTHVRIHTGDRPYVCPFDACNKKFAQSTNLKSHIITHAKNKSSQ, encoded by the exons ATGATTCCGGTGtcgctggtggtggtggtggtgggcggCTGGACTGCCGTCTACCTGACCGACTTGGTGCTGAAG tCATCAGTGTATTTTAAGCATTCTTATGAAGACTGGCTGGAAAACAACGGATTGAGCATTTCCCCTTTTCACATCAGATGGCAAACTGCTATTTTCAATCGTGCCTTTTACAGTTGGGGACGGCGGAAAGCGAGGATGCTTTACCAGTg GTTCAATTTTGGAATGGTGTTTGGCGTAATTGCCATGTTCAGCTCTTTTTTCCTCCTGGGGAAAACGCTGATGCAGACTTTAGCACAAATGATGGCTGATTCTCCCACCTCTTATtcttccccctcttcttcctcttcttcctcctcctcttcttcctcctcctcttcttcctcttcctcttcttcacttCACAATGAACAGGTGCTACAAGTTGTG GTTCCTGGTATAAATTTACCGGTCAACCAACTGACCTATTTCTTCGCTGCAGTCCTCATTAGTGGTGTTGTACATGAAATTGGACATGGGATAGCAGCTATTAG GGAACAAGTACGATTTAATggctttgggatttttctcttcattatttatCCTGGAGCATTTGTTGATCTGTTCACCACTCATTTGCAACTTATATCACCAGTCCAGCAGCTAAGGATATTTTGTGCAG AAAACTCGGAGATGCCTGCAGATATCGTGGAGCTGCACAGCCTCCCTGTGGAGACCGCGGAGATGGGAACCGTCGAGTACGAGGATATCAGCGGCGATTGGTTCCACGGCGGCCACCACCATCCGCCCCTGATCGCGCTGCAGCCGCTCATTATCAACAACCCGAACCAAGGTGACCAGGAAATGGTTATGGTGCAGACACAGGAGGAAGTGGTGGACTACTACGAGTCAGACAACCTTGAGAATCCGGTGATCAACCCAGTCGACGACGACGACTACTACCAGCAGGCCTTGGCTTCCTTGGCAACCTCCGCGTCGTCGTCGGCCTACAGCTACCGCAAGAAGCGCAGGAGCCGGGGCAAGAAGCCCGGCCATAAGAAGAGCTACACCAGCAGTGAGGCCAGGGCGGGAAGCGGCAGCGCCCCTGAGACCGGCAGGAAGAAGTGGGAGCAGAAGCAGGTGCACATCAAAACCCTGGAGGGAGAGTTCTCCGTCACCATGTGGTGCCCGAGCAGTGAAAGGGACAATGAGACAGAAGGACAGACGGAGGAGAACTCACCTCCCGATTACTCAGAGTACGTGACAGGGAAGAAACTTCCTCCTGAAGGAATACCTGGCGTTGACCTCTCAGATCCCAAACAACCGGCAGAATTTACTGGAATGaagccaagaaaaaagaaagaaggtactCCAAAAACAGTAGCTTGCCCTCATAAAGGCTGCGAAAAGATGTTCAGGGATAACTCTGCCATGAGGAAACATCTGCAAATCCACGGTCCCAGAGTCCACGTATGTGCAGAATGTGGCAAAGCTTTTCTTGAGTGCTCAAAACTGAAACGACATCAACTGGTGcatactggagagaagccctttcAGTGCACATTTGAAGGCTGCGGAAAACGCTTTTCCCTGGATTTCAATTTGCGTACACATGTCCGAATCCATACTGGAGACAGGCCCTACGTGTGCCCCTTCGATGCTTGTAATAAGAAGTTTGCTCAGTCAACTAACCTGAAATCTCATATCATAACCCAtgctaaaaacaaaagcagccaGTAA